The Candidatus Eremiobacteraceae bacterium genome segment AGCTGATCCACTTTGACGACGATCCCATCCGTGCCATAGTCAAGGTCGGCGCGCTTGCTCTCCCATACCCGGCAGAATTCGACCGCTTCGTCGAACGATTCGAAGCGCCGCGCTTCCTTATTGACTGGGAAGCCGAACGCGTCGAGCGCTGCCAGCAGATCCCATTGGGTGGCGGCCCGCAGCGGCGGCTCGTTGGCGCCCACCCCGTAGGCGAAAAACCGCAGCGGCCGTTGCGCGGTCGCCGCGGGATCGAGCTGGCGCAAGCTGCCGGCCGCGGAGTTGCGCGGATTGGCGAACGGCGCCTCGCCGTCGGCGACGCGGCGTTCGTTGAGGTGCTCGAAATCCGAGCGCCGCATGTAGACCTCGCCGCGTACCTCGAGCACGCCCGGCACGGGCACGCGCAAGCGCAGCGGTATCGAGCGCACGGTGCGCAGGTTGGCGGACACGTCTTCACCCGCCACGCCGTCGCCCCGCGTGGCGCCGGATTCGAAGACACCGTCGCGATAGCGCAGCGAGACCGCCAGTCCGTCGATCTTGAGCTCGGCCGTGAACGCTCCGGCATCGCGGCCGAGCTGGCGGACGACACGCGCGTGCCACGCGCGCAATTCGTCTTCACCGAAGGCGTTGCCCAGCGAGAGCATGGGCACGGCGTGCGGGTACGAGTCGAACGAGGACGAGGGCGCCGCCCCGACGCGCTGCGTCGGGCTATCCGGCGTGCGCAGTTCCGGCTGCGCATCTTCCAGCTCGCGCAGTTCGCCCATGCGGGCGTCGTACTCCGCGTCGCTGACGCTGGGCGCGTCGCGCACGTAGTACTCTTCGTTGTAGCGTTCGAGCAGTTGGCGTAGACGCGCGGCTCGCTCGCCCGGTGTGGGGCTCATCGCGGCGCTCGGCTTAGACGACTCGTCTCAGGAATCCGTCGTCGTCCTCTTCGCGGTCGTGGAGCCAGTGCAGCGCGTCCTGCAGATCGCGCGCGATGTCGCCGGCGAGCACGCTGTGCTTATGCTCGCTCGCCAAGTGATCCGCGGTCACCCCGTGCCAGTACGCGCCGATCGCCGCCGCTTGGCGGGTGGTGCAGCCGGCGGCGATCATTGCGCCGATGATGCCGGACAGCACGTCGCCGGTGCCGGCCGTGGCAAGCAGTTCGTTGCCGGTGAGGTTGACGTACGATGCCTCTTTGGTCGCGATGATCGAGCGCGGGCCCTTGAGCAGCAGCGTGATGTCGTGCGCTTCGGCGAAATCGTCGGCGGCCTTCATCCGGTTGGCGATGGCGGCATCGGCGTTCTCTCCGAGCAGACGCGCGAATTCGCCGTCATGCGGCGTCAGCACGGCTTTCTTGCCGTCGATAAGTCCGGCGTGGCCCACGAGCGCGAAGAGCGCATCGGCGTCGACGACCAGCGGCCTCGTGCTGGCTTCGACGAACGAGCGGATGATCGTCTGCGTCGAATCCAGACGTCCGAGACCGGGACCGATGACCACTGCGCCCGCGTGACGCGTGAGGTCGAGCAAGAAGGCCGTGACCGCCTCAGGGTCTCCCTGCGGCCATGGCGCGATGATCTGCTCCATGACGTGATGTCCGATGGCATCGGCCGCCTCTGCCGGGCAAGCGATGGTCACATAGCCGGCGCCGGCGTACTGCGCGCCCAACGCCGACAGTGCGGGAGCGCCGACATACTCGGGGCTGCCGCCGATGATCACGATGTCGCCGGCGGTGCGCTTGTTGGCGAGCGCGCTGCGCGCCGGCAGCCAGAAGAAGAATTGCTCTTTGGTCATGATGTGATAACGGCCGCCGACGTCCGCGAGGATCGCCGGAGGGATGCCGATGTGCGCCACCCACAACTCGCCGACATACGACGCTGCGGGATAGACGAGCATGCCCACCTTTGGGGCCGCCATCGTGACCGTAGCCGCCGCGCTCACCGCCGGTCCTGGCACCATGCCCGTGCTGGGGTCGATGCCGGTCGGAATGTCCACGGCGATGACCTCGCGCGCCGCGATGTTGATCTCGTTGACCCAGGTGCGATAGGCCTCGCGCAGCGGGCCGGATGAGCCGGTGCCGAGCAGGCCGTCGATGATCAGAGCCGCCGCTCGCAGACCCGAGCGGAAGAACTCGGGCGACTGCTCGCGCAAGAAGCTGATGGACGCGCCCAAGCTCTCCATGATCTCCAGCTGCGTTCGGCACAGCTCGTTGCAATCGTCCAGCTTGGCGGCCACGTAGATGTCCGGCTCGTACCCGAGCTGCATGAGGTAGCGCGCCGCGACGAGGGCGTCGCCGCCGTTGTTGCCCGGGCCGGCGACGACCGCGATGCGGATCGGATCCCCCTCGAGCTGCTCGACGAAGTCGCGTGCAAGCTCGGCGACGGCGCGGCCCGCCGATTCCATGAGGATGATGGGCGGGATTCCGACGTCATCGACCGCGCGCTGATCGGCGGCGCGCATCTCCTCCGGGGTCAGCGCGTTCATCGAGCCACCGAGGCGCTGACGGCCGCCGGCCGCGGCTTGGCCAAGATTTCATCGGCCTCGAGGATGACGGTTGCGACCGCGTTGGTGCGGCTGTGCGAGATGGTCAGGTGCATGCGGCTCACGCCGCGCAGCGCGGTGAGCCGCTCGGCGCCGCCGGAGAGCGCGACATACGGTTTGCCGCTGCGCTCGTGCCGGACTCCGACCTGGCGCCACGGGATGGCGTGGCCGAAGGCCTTGCGCGTCGCTTCTTTCGCCGCGAACGCGCCCGCGAGCCGCTCGGCGAAGTGACGGTGGCGCATCGCGTGCGCGACCTCTTCAGGCGTGAAGACCTTGCGCGCGAAGCGCGCGAGCTTATCGGGCGCGAACTTGAAGCGCTCGACTTCGGCGACGTCCATTCCCAAACCGATGATCATGTCGTGTGACTCCGGCTGCGTCGTTGCGGAGGACTTCGAGGCGCGCGGTGGAAGGTCTAAATCCGTGGAAAAGATTGGGCTCGTGCCCATCAACACCGTCGCCGCGGAATTCTGCGAACGCCTCGCTCCATGTCTTGAAGAGCGTTTCCTGCACAAGTTCGCAATCGAAAAGCCGCTCACCCTCTCACCATCGCTCGCCAACGCCACGCGGCATCAATACTTCCTCACCACCGTCTTCAATAAGCTGACCGGCTCCGCGCCGAACCGCGAGGGTTTCCTGCTCGGCATCATCGGCGACGATCTGTACAAGACGTCGCACAGCTTCATCTTCGGCGACGCGAGCGACACCGATCGCATCGCGGTGGTGTCGACGTTCCGGCTGCGTCCGGAGTTCTACAACGACAAGCCCGATGAGGTGGTGCTCTTCAACCGGACGCTGAAGGAATGCGTGCACGCGCTGGGCCACGCGTTCGGCCTCAAGCATTGCTATAACGCGCGCTGCGCGATGTATTACAGCCACTCGGTGTACGATACCGACGGCAAGCTGAACTATTTCTGCGACACCTGTGACAAGCGCCTACGCGCCAACCGCTGACGCGGTTTGAAAGAGCTCCGAGGGCTCTGGCTGTTCGGCGTGATCCTCGCGGTCGTGCTCTTTCTCGTGCTTCAGAGCATGCTCGGATTCTCGTGGGACGCATGGACGATCGGGTTCATCGTCATCGCCGTGGTGTGGATCCTGTTCCAATGGTATCGCCGCTACCCGCGCGGCTGAGCGGCTTACTTCCGAGCTAGAGCCCAGGCGAGCGCGATCTGCGTCTTCGCATCGGGGAGCTCGTCGCGTTCCACCATCGCCCATGCATCTTCGACGCGCATGATCTCGACATCGATCGACTCGTTCTCTTCGGGTTGCGCGGCGCCCGGAGTCAGGCCCTCGGCCACGAACAGGTGCAGCAGCTCGCTGCAAAAACCCGGCGCGCTGAAGAACGACCACAAGCGGCGGATGCGCTCGCATCGGAAGCCGGTCTCTTCGAGCAGCTCGCGGCGCGCGCAGACCTCCGGGTCCTCACCGATCTCAAGTTTCCCAGCGGGGACCTCCAGCAGCGTGCGTCCGGTGGCGGGGCGATATTGGCGTACGAGGACGATCGTCTCCGGTTGCGGCTGTGCGATGATGCAGACGCCGCCGTTGTGTTCGACGATCTCGAACTTCGAGGTGTGTCCATTCGGCAACCGCACGTCGTCCACGCGTACGTTGAGCACACGGCCCTCATAGATGCGGCGGGTCC includes the following:
- a CDS encoding NAD(P)H-hydrate dehydratase, producing MNALTPEEMRAADQRAVDDVGIPPIILMESAGRAVAELARDFVEQLEGDPIRIAVVAGPGNNGGDALVAARYLMQLGYEPDIYVAAKLDDCNELCRTQLEIMESLGASISFLREQSPEFFRSGLRAAALIIDGLLGTGSSGPLREAYRTWVNEINIAAREVIAVDIPTGIDPSTGMVPGPAVSAAATVTMAAPKVGMLVYPAASYVGELWVAHIGIPPAILADVGGRYHIMTKEQFFFWLPARSALANKRTAGDIVIIGGSPEYVGAPALSALGAQYAGAGYVTIACPAEAADAIGHHVMEQIIAPWPQGDPEAVTAFLLDLTRHAGAVVIGPGLGRLDSTQTIIRSFVEASTRPLVVDADALFALVGHAGLIDGKKAVLTPHDGEFARLLGENADAAIANRMKAADDFAEAHDITLLLKGPRSIIATKEASYVNLTGNELLATAGTGDVLSGIIGAMIAAGCTTRQAAAIGAYWHGVTADHLASEHKHSVLAGDIARDLQDALHWLHDREEDDDGFLRRVV
- the acpS gene encoding holo-ACP synthase, which encodes MIIGLGMDVAEVERFKFAPDKLARFARKVFTPEEVAHAMRHRHFAERLAGAFAAKEATRKAFGHAIPWRQVGVRHERSGKPYVALSGGAERLTALRGVSRMHLTISHSRTNAVATVILEADEILAKPRPAAVSASVAR
- a CDS encoding archaemetzincin family Zn-dependent metalloprotease, producing MEKIGLVPINTVAAEFCERLAPCLEERFLHKFAIEKPLTLSPSLANATRHQYFLTTVFNKLTGSAPNREGFLLGIIGDDLYKTSHSFIFGDASDTDRIAVVSTFRLRPEFYNDKPDEVVLFNRTLKECVHALGHAFGLKHCYNARCAMYYSHSVYDTDGKLNYFCDTCDKRLRANR
- a CDS encoding NUDIX hydrolase, yielding MTDVVGTRRIYEGRVLNVRVDDVRLPNGHTSKFEIVEHNGGVCIIAQPQPETIVLVRQYRPATGRTLLEVPAGKLEIGEDPEVCARRELLEETGFRCERIRRLWSFFSAPGFCSELLHLFVAEGLTPGAAQPEENESIDVEIMRVEDAWAMVERDELPDAKTQIALAWALARK